In a genomic window of Maricaulis maris MCS10:
- a CDS encoding type II and III secretion system protein family protein, with the protein MRTEMMIRTLLLLASLAMAAPVAAQPAGTERGNTMQVYIREPGNGPVSETLDLPLSKAAVVHLPVDVADVLVTNPAVVEAIVRTPRRAYIMGMGIGQTNAFFFDANGQLILDLDLRVERDLSPLQESIDRFLPNARIEVEAMNDHIVLSGRAPSASDADAALRIAQRWVDNPDNILSMISVEAREQVMLRVRIVEMQRTIVRQLGVNLSTAGTTGEFGFGVSTSPDFSRVGRFLGGTSAMLDWVSGNTGGVESVSAMLQAMERVGLVRTLAEPNLTAITGESANFLAGGEFPVPVGRDRDGNIIIEYKPFGVGLGFTPVVLSEGRISLRISTEVSELTSQGSLTFQSNNVLDDDGNVIGTVPGLTIPALNVNRAETTVELPSGGSLVLAGLIQEETRQNLDGVPGVQNLPVLGSLFRSRDYENQETELVVLVTPYLVDPTNPNQLQTPADGFRNASEASGLLFGRINRAYSVPGSDTGDRGWSGPVGFLFE; encoded by the coding sequence ATGAGGACCGAGATGATGATCCGCACCCTGCTCCTGCTGGCCAGCCTGGCCATGGCCGCGCCTGTCGCGGCACAGCCCGCCGGCACAGAACGTGGCAACACGATGCAGGTCTATATCCGCGAGCCGGGCAATGGGCCGGTCTCGGAGACACTGGACCTGCCCCTGTCGAAAGCGGCCGTGGTGCACCTTCCGGTCGATGTGGCGGATGTGCTGGTGACCAATCCGGCGGTCGTCGAAGCCATCGTGCGAACGCCGCGCCGCGCCTACATCATGGGCATGGGCATCGGCCAGACGAATGCCTTCTTCTTCGACGCCAATGGCCAGTTGATCCTGGACCTGGATCTGCGGGTCGAGCGCGACTTGTCGCCCCTGCAAGAGTCCATCGACCGTTTCCTGCCCAATGCGCGGATCGAGGTCGAGGCCATGAATGACCATATCGTGCTGTCAGGCCGCGCTCCCAGCGCGTCTGATGCCGATGCGGCGCTGCGCATTGCACAGCGCTGGGTCGACAATCCCGACAACATCCTGTCGATGATCTCGGTCGAAGCGCGCGAACAGGTCATGTTGCGCGTCCGCATTGTCGAGATGCAGCGCACCATCGTGCGCCAGCTGGGCGTCAACCTGTCGACCGCCGGCACGACTGGTGAATTCGGCTTCGGTGTTTCGACCAGCCCCGATTTCTCGCGGGTCGGCCGCTTCCTGGGTGGTACCAGCGCCATGCTCGACTGGGTCAGCGGCAATACGGGCGGCGTCGAGTCGGTCAGTGCCATGCTGCAGGCTATGGAGCGCGTCGGACTGGTGCGCACCCTGGCGGAGCCGAACCTGACCGCGATCACTGGCGAAAGCGCCAACTTCCTGGCCGGTGGCGAGTTCCCGGTCCCGGTCGGCCGCGATCGCGACGGCAATATCATCATTGAATACAAGCCTTTTGGTGTTGGCCTCGGCTTCACGCCGGTGGTCCTGTCCGAGGGCCGCATCTCCTTGCGTATTTCGACAGAAGTGTCGGAGCTGACCAGCCAGGGCTCGCTCACCTTCCAGTCAAACAATGTCCTCGACGATGACGGCAATGTCATTGGCACGGTGCCAGGCCTGACGATCCCGGCCCTCAATGTGAACCGCGCCGAGACGACCGTGGAACTGCCGTCCGGTGGCAGCCTCGTCCTGGCCGGACTGATCCAGGAAGAAACACGCCAGAACCTCGACGGGGTTCCCGGCGTCCAGAACTTGCCGGTCCTGGGCTCCCTGTTCCGCTCGCGGGACTATGAGAACCAGGAGACCGAACTGGTCGTGTTGGTGACGCCCTATCTGGTCGACCCGACGAACCCGAACCAGTTGCAGACGCCTGCGGACGGTTTCCGCAATGCCAGTGAAGCCTCGGGCTTGCTCTTTGGCCGCATCAATCGCGCCTATTCGGTCCCCGGATCGGATACGGGTGATCGCGGCTGGAGCGGTCCGGTCGGCTTCCTGTTCGAGTAG
- a CDS encoding AAA family ATPase produces the protein MSDANRAMKQDPFLDGDDPFLDAADVERLLLGEATREEMNRAPAAAAPVDDFGDDDPFMADAGPAPSPQPAERVIDPVFEDLQDEVPGLSAAESLYGEVDNDVPDQPVPRISVGAFCERPETGALIHNAANDRRLAKAHVTVELGGLPAAIERYHDETTPNLLIIESGMRGRGLFDQLEELAGVCDPDTKVIIVGAANDISLYRELMKRGVSEYLVPPMTPMHVIRTISELFLDPEQPFAGKTIAFIGAKGGVGSSTIAHNCTWAMTEGMQSDAVLVDLDLSFGTAGLDFNQDPAQTLGDALAEPDRLDDALLDRLLVRCTDRLSLFSAPATLDREWDFGPQDYETVLEKVRRQAPYVALDLPHMWTPWVKQTLLAADQVVVTVSPDLASLRNAKNLFDLVAGARPNDEPPRVVINMAGMPKRPEIPIKDFAEALGTPPTLVLPFEPQLFGKAANNGQMITELDPKSKAAEGFSHLASLVSGRTPVAMPKRSLIAKLFGG, from the coding sequence ATGTCAGATGCAAATCGCGCAATGAAGCAAGACCCTTTCCTGGACGGTGACGACCCGTTCCTGGACGCGGCTGATGTCGAGCGTCTGTTGCTGGGTGAAGCGACCCGCGAAGAGATGAACCGGGCGCCGGCCGCAGCGGCGCCGGTCGATGATTTCGGTGATGACGACCCGTTCATGGCGGATGCCGGACCGGCCCCGTCGCCTCAACCAGCAGAACGGGTGATCGATCCGGTCTTCGAGGACCTGCAGGATGAAGTCCCCGGTCTGTCGGCTGCTGAATCGCTGTATGGTGAAGTCGATAATGACGTGCCGGACCAACCGGTTCCGCGCATTTCAGTCGGAGCCTTTTGTGAACGCCCGGAAACCGGCGCCCTGATCCACAATGCCGCCAATGATCGCCGGCTCGCCAAGGCCCATGTCACGGTCGAGCTGGGTGGTCTGCCGGCGGCGATCGAACGTTACCACGACGAAACCACGCCGAATTTGCTGATCATCGAGAGCGGCATGCGGGGCAGGGGCCTGTTCGACCAGCTTGAGGAGCTGGCCGGGGTCTGTGATCCCGACACCAAGGTTATCATCGTCGGTGCGGCCAATGATATCAGCCTGTATCGCGAGTTGATGAAGCGCGGGGTCAGCGAGTACCTGGTGCCGCCAATGACGCCGATGCACGTCATCCGCACCATCTCCGAACTCTTTCTCGACCCGGAACAGCCCTTTGCCGGCAAGACGATCGCCTTCATCGGCGCCAAGGGCGGTGTCGGCTCGTCAACCATTGCCCATAACTGCACCTGGGCGATGACCGAGGGCATGCAGTCAGATGCAGTCCTGGTCGATCTGGACTTGTCTTTCGGCACTGCCGGGCTCGATTTCAACCAGGATCCTGCCCAGACGCTGGGCGATGCCCTGGCCGAGCCGGACCGGCTTGATGATGCCCTGCTGGACCGCCTTCTGGTTCGCTGCACGGATCGTCTCAGCCTGTTTTCAGCGCCCGCAACGCTGGACCGCGAGTGGGATTTCGGTCCGCAGGACTACGAGACCGTACTGGAAAAGGTACGGCGACAGGCCCCCTATGTGGCGCTCGATCTGCCGCACATGTGGACGCCCTGGGTCAAGCAGACGCTTCTTGCTGCCGATCAGGTGGTGGTCACCGTTTCACCGGACCTCGCCTCCCTGCGCAATGCCAAGAACCTGTTCGACCTGGTCGCCGGTGCCCGTCCCAATGACGAACCGCCGCGCGTCGTGATCAACATGGCCGGCATGCCCAAGCGTCCGGAAATTCCGATCAAGGATTTCGCAGAAGCGCTCGGGACGCCGCCGACCCTGGTCCTGCCGTTCGAGCCGCAATTGTTCGGCAAGGCGGCCAATAACGGCCAGATGATCACCGAACTCGATCCCAAGTCCAAAGCGGCCGAGGGATTCTCCCATCTCGCCAGCCTTGTCTCCGGCCGGACACCGGTGGCGATGCCCAAGCGTTCACTCATCGCAAAACTTTTCGGAGGCTAG
- a CDS encoding CpaD family pilus assembly protein, translating to MVAYKKTIGALIGLAGLVTLGACASTAPSGLGTPQASAVAETYRAGFAVNPQDNGLTWAQQGMLAAVAAEYKARGHGPLVISYPQGAGNEDAAIGAIAEARSFFYEQGIDWRVIAGGAYDARGRQNGELIFSFTRYEAVAPAECDGSWDQMALEFDNQHHTNFGCALAVNLAAMVADPRDLVAPRDMEAGDTGRRQTVIEGYREGQSTASERSDYESGAVSRVGSGN from the coding sequence ATGGTGGCCTACAAAAAAACAATCGGTGCCCTGATCGGACTGGCCGGCCTCGTGACGCTCGGAGCTTGCGCTTCGACGGCACCGAGCGGGCTTGGAACACCGCAGGCCAGCGCCGTGGCGGAGACCTATCGCGCCGGTTTCGCGGTCAATCCGCAAGATAATGGTCTGACCTGGGCCCAGCAGGGCATGCTCGCCGCCGTTGCCGCCGAGTACAAGGCGCGCGGCCATGGCCCGCTGGTGATCAGCTATCCCCAGGGCGCCGGCAATGAGGACGCCGCGATCGGCGCCATCGCCGAAGCGCGCAGCTTCTTCTATGAGCAGGGCATCGACTGGCGCGTGATCGCCGGCGGCGCCTATGACGCCCGCGGCCGCCAGAATGGTGAGTTGATCTTCTCCTTTACCCGTTACGAGGCTGTCGCGCCGGCCGAATGCGATGGCAGCTGGGACCAGATGGCGCTGGAATTCGACAATCAACACCACACCAATTTCGGCTGCGCCCTGGCGGTCAACCTGGCGGCCATGGTCGCCGATCCGCGCGATCTCGTCGCGCCACGCGACATGGAAGCAGGCGATACCGGCCGCCGTCAGACGGTGATCGAAGGATATCGTGAGGGCCAGTCCACGGCCAGCGAACGCAGTGATTACGAGAGTGGCGCCGTGTCTCGCGTCGGCAGCGGAAACTAG
- a CDS encoding CpaF family protein produces MFGKRAGGPTPTTAPMTPPPAAPKAEARPDPASHREAPSAPAAMPSAPNAATPAPKPVAKPAPGAYTGPKAAKRTVRAAEPGGRSEEYYAIKTTIFNALIDTIDLGQLARLDNETAAEEIRDIVTEIISIKNVAMSIAEQEQLLQDICNDVLGFGPLEPLLARDDIADIMVNGADKVFIEVNGKLEETNIRFRDNAQLMNICQRIVSQVGRRVDESSPICDARLMDGSRVNVIAPPLALDGPTLTIRKFKKDKLQMQNLVEFGSITPEGAKVLSIIGASRCNVLISGGTGSGKTTLLNCMTGFIEEDERVVTCEDAAELQLQQPHVVRLETRPPNLEGSGMVTMRDLVKNCLRMRPERIIVGEVRGPEAFDLLQAMNTGHDGSMGTLHANSPREAMSRIESMITMGGYNLPAKTIREMIVGSIDVIVQAARLRDGSRKITHITEVVGMEGEVIVTQDLFLYEIKGEDEHGKIVGQHASTGIARPKFWDRARYFGLERELANALDASEA; encoded by the coding sequence ATGTTCGGCAAGCGTGCCGGAGGACCGACACCCACGACCGCCCCGATGACGCCGCCGCCGGCAGCGCCAAAGGCCGAGGCGCGTCCGGATCCTGCGTCGCACCGGGAGGCGCCGTCAGCCCCCGCCGCCATGCCCAGCGCGCCAAACGCCGCTACGCCTGCCCCGAAGCCGGTCGCCAAGCCGGCACCGGGTGCCTATACCGGGCCAAAAGCTGCCAAGCGTACCGTGCGGGCCGCCGAACCCGGTGGCCGGTCGGAAGAGTATTATGCGATCAAGACGACGATCTTCAACGCCCTGATCGACACCATCGATCTGGGGCAGTTGGCGCGTCTGGACAATGAAACCGCGGCCGAGGAAATCCGCGACATTGTCACCGAGATCATCTCGATCAAGAACGTCGCCATGTCGATCGCCGAGCAGGAACAACTGCTCCAGGACATCTGTAATGATGTGCTCGGCTTTGGTCCGCTGGAGCCGCTCCTGGCTCGCGACGACATCGCCGACATCATGGTCAATGGCGCCGACAAGGTCTTCATCGAGGTCAATGGCAAGCTCGAGGAGACGAATATCCGTTTCCGCGACAATGCCCAGCTGATGAATATCTGTCAGCGTATCGTCAGCCAGGTCGGACGCCGGGTTGATGAGAGTTCGCCGATCTGTGACGCCCGCCTGATGGACGGCTCACGCGTCAACGTCATCGCGCCGCCGCTGGCGCTGGACGGCCCGACGCTGACCATCCGGAAGTTCAAGAAAGACAAGCTGCAGATGCAGAACCTGGTGGAGTTCGGCTCCATCACGCCGGAAGGCGCCAAGGTTCTGTCCATCATCGGGGCTTCGCGCTGTAACGTCCTGATTTCGGGCGGTACCGGCTCCGGCAAGACCACGCTTTTGAACTGCATGACCGGCTTCATCGAGGAAGACGAGCGCGTCGTGACCTGTGAAGACGCCGCCGAATTGCAACTGCAACAGCCCCATGTCGTCCGCCTCGAGACCCGTCCGCCGAACCTGGAAGGGTCCGGCATGGTCACCATGCGGGATCTGGTCAAGAACTGCCTGCGTATGCGTCCTGAACGGATCATCGTCGGTGAGGTGCGTGGCCCGGAGGCGTTCGACCTCCTGCAGGCCATGAATACCGGCCATGACGGCTCGATGGGCACACTGCACGCCAACTCGCCGCGCGAAGCCATGTCGCGGATCGAGTCGATGATCACGATGGGCGGTTATAACCTGCCCGCCAAGACGATCCGTGAGATGATCGTCGGCTCGATCGACGTCATCGTGCAGGCGGCACGCTTGCGCGATGGTTCGCGGAAAATCACCCACATAACCGAAGTGGTCGGCATGGAGGGCGAAGTCATCGTCACCCAGGACCTCTTCCTCTACGAGATCAAGGGCGAGGACGAGCACGGCAAGATTGTCGGCCAGCACGCCTCGACCGGTATCGCGCGTCCGAAATTCTGGGATCGCGCCCGCTATTTCGGCCTGGAACGCGAGCTCGCCAATGCGCTCGATGCGTCGGAGGCCTGA